The Terriglobia bacterium genome has a segment encoding these proteins:
- a CDS encoding DUF1552 domain-containing protein, producing MFVTKKYLSRRTFLRATGAALGLPFLDCMVPALTAQDKTALNAAPRMSFVYMPHGAIMDQWTPKKEGASFELTPILQPLKAFRDRMIVVSGLAHAAADTSAVHSLSPTTWLSGVRPKPTQGTDALAGVTADQILARRIGNSTLLPSVELGTEDRSGMVGSCDRDYGCIYMNAMSWRTPTTPLPIEINPRRAFDRMFGQTGRSKEDSSILDAFKDQVADLQKNVGARDRAAVGDYLDSVREIERRIQKVGTEQAVIADPALSAPPAGIPYSYEEHVKTMYDLLVLAYRANVTRVSTYMVARETSNRALPQIGVPDAWHEISHHDDLPEAIKKNVKIQIYQAGLFAQFLEKLRSTPDGDGSLLDHTIVLFGSNMSNSNVHDHFPLPNLVFGGGFKGGRHIKFPDRTPMTNLLLTLMDKAGATIDKLGDSSGQLEL from the coding sequence ATGTTCGTCACGAAGAAATACCTTTCCCGCCGCACCTTCCTGCGGGCTACCGGCGCCGCTTTGGGTCTGCCTTTCCTGGACTGCATGGTCCCGGCACTGACCGCTCAGGATAAGACCGCGCTGAACGCCGCTCCACGAATGTCGTTCGTCTACATGCCCCATGGCGCGATCATGGACCAATGGACGCCGAAGAAGGAGGGCGCGTCCTTTGAATTGACGCCTATTCTTCAACCGCTCAAAGCCTTCCGGGATCGGATGATCGTCGTTTCAGGCCTCGCGCATGCCGCGGCCGACACCTCGGCGGTCCATTCCTTGAGCCCGACAACCTGGCTGAGCGGAGTGCGGCCGAAACCGACGCAGGGAACCGACGCCCTGGCCGGCGTCACCGCCGATCAAATCCTCGCCCGGCGCATTGGAAACTCGACCCTGCTGCCGTCCGTCGAGCTCGGGACCGAAGACCGCTCCGGGATGGTGGGTTCCTGCGATCGCGATTACGGCTGCATCTATATGAACGCAATGTCGTGGCGCACCCCGACGACGCCGCTTCCCATTGAGATCAATCCGCGGCGGGCGTTCGACCGGATGTTCGGACAAACCGGACGCAGCAAGGAAGACAGCAGCATCCTCGACGCGTTCAAGGACCAGGTGGCCGACCTTCAGAAGAACGTCGGGGCCAGGGACCGGGCCGCCGTCGGCGACTATCTCGACAGCGTGCGGGAGATCGAACGGCGGATACAGAAAGTCGGGACCGAACAGGCTGTGATCGCCGATCCGGCTTTGTCCGCGCCTCCGGCCGGCATTCCTTACTCCTACGAAGAACACGTGAAGACCATGTATGACCTGCTGGTCCTGGCCTATCGCGCCAACGTCACCCGCGTTTCGACCTACATGGTCGCGCGTGAAACCAGCAACCGCGCGCTTCCGCAGATCGGTGTCCCGGATGCCTGGCACGAGATATCGCATCATGACGACCTGCCCGAGGCGATCAAGAAGAACGTCAAGATCCAGATCTACCAGGCCGGGTTGTTCGCGCAGTTCCTCGAAAAGTTGCGGTCCACTCCCGACGGCGACGGTTCACTGCTCGACCATACAATCGTTCTGTTCGGCAGCAACATGAGCAACAGCAATGTCCATGATCACTTCCCGCTGCCGAACCTGGTCTTCGGCGGCGGTTTCAAGGGCGGCCGGCATATCAAATTCCCCGATCGTACGCCGATGACGAACCTGCTCCTGACTTTGATGGACAAGGCCGGGGCTACTATAGATAAGCTTGGTGACAGTAGCGGCCAATTGGAACTTTAA
- a CDS encoding carboxypeptidase regulatory-like domain-containing protein: MSKKFTYALATFVLCVLSAYTFGQGINAVVGGSVSDASKALIPGVTVTATNTGTGIASTTVTNESGAYQFPALQPGTYKVSAELPGFQTQTFTGVTLGGAQQITLNFTLQVAAAAGQQVEVTVAADTVMATTSNSIGTVLPDYKLKELPALTGNVLNVVENVPGVQRDSGGTFGYMAGGRLGDVNATLNGVNVNDGRYENGAWSTVYTSPDLVEEVKVVVAPVDAETSRGNGQVQMITRSGTNAYRGSLSWSNHNSSLDANDWFNNRNGVAKGYDNRNLYTARLAGPIFKNKTFFFLLFDGQRDFKKVAATGLTWTDMAKAGIFRYWPGVDNTNASNAKPGVDISGNPIMPGGATGPLAAIGLFGSCNFNGAPVANCKPYSNPLTPSTVAFMQQEFSRMPSPNQFTSAGTLTGDGLNTAIINFVRRQDGFDQTNGNSDEVNRDQYNARIDHNFNSNHKLSLIATNEHTWGTASQAGLSAWPLAFSGLAVKRPVVYTIQMSSTLSSTMLNQLRLGKSGSDNWQWGAADQSTPLGAQVRSLLYYANGIPIGGDNAMFATGISPFASKGGFGRWREGINPRWSIGDDLSWTRGKHAFKGGMEWRRTESNGFNDPNITPVAALGGGNNPLTLDSSAAGGGFTGLSTNNATLAKNFIYDTAGQINTINEAFGILSATNTALQPTPIVPNNRHWNYQNEMSAYFKDDWKLRPALTVNLGVHWEYYGQPYEHNGLAARVVGDQNAFFNVNCASTPGTPIADIPAPGPGDTSCTNLAQVQFVGKNSTHPDVGVNLKGNDYHSFAPALGFAYDLPWFGKGKTVLRAGYAIAYEGALRNFITVDGVINTVPGINLINGGSGITWNAPAAGAGTPNTTLANLQLPIPFPAGTPTTSPFPVTPTARTLGITTYNYTNPYTQNWNIEVQREVAKNTTVEIRYVGTKGTKLWATVNNNDYALYERANAFGLFSAFDAARAGGDSPLLNQLFNGVGLTGTCVVNGTTCTGAQILRTNTTTRPFLANGSYGALINSINTSLAYTGSGTTSSGQILRHAGFPDNYLVPNPQYSSVNFQENDQNSTYHSLNLQVTRRLTQGFTNTTSFIWSKAMGAGNFVDPAQRSDWKTLQTVDHAGQLSSSGTYILPFGTGKALLGNAPGWAQRIVSDWQVGGIGNYVTGGPVSFTTSVDPFSSNEAGRPVLVGANPAGSLKKIASGVTYFNGYSTIPDPTFAQVTPGCVATTACNGLVAGLSNRAVVDPNGNVLMVNPAPGTKGNVQQNSLRGPGALYLDMNMKKSIRVAESKNIELRVDIVNVLNHPNFSDPTASIESTSFGNITSLRSGLNTGGNGGMRSFILNTRFNF, from the coding sequence ATGTCGAAAAAGTTTACGTACGCACTAGCCACGTTTGTGCTGTGCGTGCTTTCTGCATACACGTTCGGACAAGGTATTAATGCCGTAGTAGGCGGCTCCGTGTCCGACGCGTCGAAAGCATTGATTCCCGGCGTGACAGTTACTGCAACGAATACGGGAACCGGTATTGCATCAACGACGGTAACCAATGAGTCCGGGGCATATCAGTTCCCTGCATTGCAGCCGGGAACTTACAAGGTCAGCGCGGAACTCCCCGGGTTCCAAACCCAGACGTTCACCGGCGTCACACTCGGTGGAGCGCAACAGATTACGCTCAATTTCACACTGCAGGTCGCTGCCGCGGCTGGACAGCAGGTCGAAGTGACGGTAGCCGCGGACACGGTTATGGCCACCACGTCAAACTCGATCGGCACCGTCCTTCCGGACTACAAACTCAAAGAACTACCTGCTCTGACCGGCAACGTGCTCAACGTGGTTGAGAACGTTCCCGGCGTACAACGCGATTCGGGCGGCACGTTCGGATATATGGCGGGCGGACGTCTCGGCGACGTCAACGCCACACTGAACGGCGTCAACGTGAACGATGGCCGCTATGAAAACGGCGCCTGGTCCACGGTGTATACGAGTCCCGATCTCGTTGAAGAAGTCAAGGTTGTCGTGGCGCCTGTGGACGCTGAAACGTCGCGCGGTAACGGCCAGGTGCAGATGATCACGCGCTCCGGAACAAATGCATACAGAGGCAGCCTCTCCTGGAGCAACCACAATTCGTCGCTCGACGCCAACGATTGGTTCAACAACCGCAACGGCGTTGCCAAGGGCTATGACAACCGCAACCTTTATACGGCTCGCCTCGCTGGTCCCATCTTCAAGAATAAGACGTTCTTCTTCCTCTTGTTCGATGGTCAGCGCGACTTTAAAAAAGTCGCGGCGACCGGTCTGACATGGACCGATATGGCAAAGGCCGGGATTTTCCGGTATTGGCCCGGCGTTGATAACACCAATGCGTCGAACGCCAAGCCAGGTGTTGATATTTCCGGAAACCCAATCATGCCTGGCGGCGCCACGGGCCCGCTCGCGGCAATCGGCCTGTTTGGTTCCTGCAATTTTAACGGGGCACCCGTAGCGAACTGCAAACCGTACAGCAATCCGCTCACTCCATCGACAGTTGCGTTCATGCAACAGGAATTCAGCCGCATGCCGTCCCCCAACCAGTTCACTTCGGCTGGAACCCTGACAGGTGACGGTCTCAACACCGCTATTATCAACTTCGTTCGCCGTCAAGATGGTTTCGATCAGACGAACGGAAACAGCGACGAGGTGAACCGCGATCAGTACAATGCGCGCATCGATCACAACTTCAATTCGAACCACAAGTTGAGTTTGATCGCCACCAACGAACACACCTGGGGCACGGCTTCTCAGGCAGGATTGAGCGCCTGGCCTCTGGCATTCAGCGGCCTGGCGGTGAAGCGGCCGGTGGTCTACACGATTCAGATGAGTTCGACGCTTTCGTCGACCATGTTGAACCAACTCCGCCTCGGCAAAAGCGGGTCCGACAATTGGCAGTGGGGCGCCGCGGACCAGAGCACACCGCTCGGCGCGCAGGTCCGGTCGTTGCTTTACTACGCGAACGGCATCCCGATCGGTGGTGATAATGCGATGTTCGCCACTGGTATTTCGCCTTTTGCCAGCAAGGGCGGATTCGGCCGATGGCGTGAAGGTATCAACCCCCGATGGTCCATTGGAGATGATCTGAGCTGGACCAGAGGAAAGCACGCGTTCAAGGGCGGTATGGAATGGCGCCGCACGGAATCGAACGGATTCAACGACCCCAACATCACTCCTGTCGCAGCCCTGGGCGGCGGCAACAACCCGCTCACCCTGGACAGTTCGGCTGCGGGCGGCGGATTCACCGGACTCTCGACCAACAACGCGACTCTGGCCAAAAATTTTATCTATGACACGGCCGGCCAGATCAATACCATCAATGAAGCTTTCGGCATCCTCAGCGCAACCAACACAGCGCTTCAGCCGACGCCGATTGTTCCCAACAACCGCCACTGGAATTATCAGAACGAAATGAGCGCGTATTTCAAGGACGACTGGAAATTGCGTCCGGCTCTGACCGTCAACCTGGGCGTTCACTGGGAATATTACGGCCAGCCCTACGAGCATAACGGCCTCGCGGCGCGCGTCGTCGGCGATCAGAACGCGTTCTTCAACGTGAACTGCGCCAGCACCCCCGGCACTCCGATCGCTGATATTCCGGCTCCCGGACCGGGCGACACAAGCTGCACCAATCTGGCTCAGGTGCAGTTTGTCGGAAAGAACTCGACACATCCCGACGTCGGCGTGAATCTCAAGGGAAATGATTACCACAGCTTTGCACCGGCCTTAGGTTTTGCGTATGACCTGCCGTGGTTCGGGAAAGGCAAGACGGTTCTGCGGGCCGGATATGCCATTGCGTATGAAGGCGCTCTCCGCAACTTCATCACGGTGGACGGCGTTATCAATACCGTTCCCGGCATCAACCTCATCAACGGCGGCTCCGGAATAACCTGGAACGCTCCTGCGGCGGGTGCGGGCACTCCGAACACGACGCTCGCCAACCTTCAGCTGCCGATTCCGTTCCCGGCCGGCACGCCGACCACATCTCCGTTCCCGGTGACGCCGACGGCACGAACCCTGGGAATCACAACCTACAACTACACCAATCCGTACACTCAAAACTGGAACATTGAAGTCCAGCGCGAAGTTGCGAAAAACACAACCGTTGAAATTCGCTACGTAGGAACCAAAGGCACGAAGCTTTGGGCCACGGTGAACAACAACGACTACGCGCTGTATGAGAGAGCCAATGCTTTTGGTCTGTTCAGCGCCTTTGACGCAGCGCGCGCCGGCGGCGATTCGCCGCTCTTGAATCAGTTGTTCAATGGCGTCGGCCTCACCGGCACGTGCGTCGTAAATGGAACGACGTGCACGGGCGCACAGATTCTTCGGACCAATACGACGACCCGGCCGTTCCTTGCGAATGGCAGCTACGGTGCTTTGATCAATTCGATCAACACCAGTCTGGCGTATACAGGAAGCGGCACAACCAGTTCCGGACAGATCCTCCGCCATGCCGGTTTCCCGGACAACTATCTGGTGCCAAACCCGCAATACTCGTCGGTGAATTTCCAGGAGAATGATCAGAACTCAACCTATCACTCCCTGAACCTGCAGGTTACCCGCCGCCTGACTCAGGGTTTCACCAATACAACCTCGTTCATCTGGAGTAAAGCGATGGGCGCAGGCAATTTTGTGGATCCCGCGCAACGCTCGGACTGGAAGACCCTGCAGACTGTTGACCACGCGGGCCAGCTGAGCAGCAGCGGAACCTACATACTGCCTTTCGGCACGGGCAAAGCCCTTTTGGGCAACGCTCCCGGCTGGGCGCAGAGAATTGTCAGCGATTGGCAAGTCGGCGGCATTGGCAACTATGTCACCGGCGGCCCCGTGTCATTCACGACTTCGGTGGACCCCTTCAGCAGCAATGAGGCGGGCCGCCCGGTTCTCGTCGGTGCCAACCCGGCTGGCAGTCTCAAGAAGATCGCTTCAGGCGTGACATACTTCAACGGCTATTCGACGATTCCGGACCCGACCTTCGCTCAGGTTACACCCGGCTGCGTAGCCACAACAGCTTGCAATGGCCTGGTCGCCGGGTTAAGCAACAGGGCTGTGGTCGATCCAAACGGAAACGTTTTGATGGTCAACCCTGCTCCTGGAACAAAAGGGAACGTCCAGCAGAATAGCCTCCGTGGACCGGGCGCGCTTTACCTCGATATGAACATGAAGAAGAGCATCCGGGTTGCTGAAAGCAAAAACATCGAACTTCGCGTCGACATCGTGAACGTTCTGAACCATCCGAACTTCTCCGATCCGACGGCGAGCATCGAATCCACCAGCTTCGGCAACATCACGTCGCTACGCAGCGGCTTGAACACCGGCGGCAACGGTGGCATGCGAAGCTTCATTCTGAACACACGTTTCAACTTCTAA
- a CDS encoding fibronectin type III domain-containing protein, translating into MSQTKTIKPYEAYGTEPDGTIVTTATAVQTALTGNSNYSNLPVDLATLKTDIATLSALMAEARDGSKKVIAEKAKQREVVVKELRLLGRYVEVTCKDDMAIFQSSGFRPASTSRTKSPALTQYIRSINHGAHSGQIVIRLVAVPKAVSYELHYAAESNNGAAPAWTTLTLTGVRTPVTLSGLTPGTAYAFQTRSLAKAGGYTDWSDPVTFMCT; encoded by the coding sequence ATGTCGCAAACCAAAACGATCAAACCGTACGAAGCGTACGGCACGGAGCCGGACGGTACCATCGTCACGACTGCCACGGCCGTTCAGACCGCTTTGACCGGGAATTCGAATTACTCGAATCTGCCGGTCGACTTGGCGACCCTGAAGACGGATATCGCGACGCTATCGGCGCTTATGGCCGAAGCTCGAGATGGAAGTAAGAAGGTCATCGCCGAGAAAGCCAAACAGCGGGAAGTTGTTGTGAAAGAGTTGCGGCTGCTGGGACGCTATGTCGAAGTGACATGTAAAGACGATATGGCGATTTTCCAGTCCAGCGGTTTCCGGCCTGCGTCAACGAGCAGGACGAAATCGCCGGCACTGACTCAGTACATCCGCAGCATCAATCACGGCGCCCACAGCGGGCAGATTGTCATTCGACTGGTGGCGGTTCCCAAAGCCGTCAGCTACGAATTGCATTATGCCGCTGAAAGCAACAACGGCGCCGCTCCGGCATGGACGACATTGACGTTGACGGGTGTGAGAACGCCCGTCACGCTCAGTGGTCTGACACCGGGAACGGCGTACGCATTCCAGACGCGGTCGCTGGCGAAAGCCGGTGGCTACACCGACTGGAGTGATCCGGTGACATTCATGTGCACATAA
- a CDS encoding glycosyltransferase family 2 protein, whose product MVKVAVNIVTFNSAGDIAACLESLRLQTFTDVAVHIFDNASSDDTLKTVEPFDVQYLMRSPVNTGFCKAHNELIGRFESEYVLILNPDTVLAPSFIEELVRALDVRPDAASASGKLLRMDGKMIDSTGIIMFREQRHLDRGADQPDSGQFDQPEDIFGPSGAAAMYRRAALDAVVISGQYFDEDFFAYREDADLAWRCRLLGWTSIYVPSAAARHRRRVTPERRSQLPKLINYHSVKNRFLLRLNNISGRLYRRDFWPITKRDLAVIGFVFLREWSSIPAFFYLLRHLPRLLQKRKSIQRRVKADPSEWFR is encoded by the coding sequence ATGGTGAAGGTCGCCGTCAACATCGTCACGTTCAACAGCGCCGGCGATATCGCCGCTTGCCTCGAGAGCCTGCGCTTGCAAACGTTCACGGACGTCGCCGTTCACATTTTCGATAATGCCTCCAGCGACGACACGCTGAAGACCGTTGAGCCGTTCGACGTTCAATATCTCATGCGCTCGCCCGTCAATACGGGTTTCTGCAAGGCGCACAACGAACTGATCGGGCGCTTTGAGTCCGAATACGTTTTGATTCTCAACCCCGACACCGTCCTGGCCCCATCATTCATCGAGGAACTGGTACGCGCCCTGGATGTGCGGCCCGATGCCGCGTCGGCGAGCGGCAAGCTGCTGCGCATGGATGGAAAGATGATCGATTCCACCGGCATCATCATGTTCCGCGAGCAGCGGCATCTCGATCGCGGCGCCGATCAGCCGGATTCGGGGCAGTTCGATCAACCCGAAGACATCTTCGGCCCGAGTGGCGCCGCGGCCATGTACCGGAGGGCTGCACTCGATGCGGTTGTGATATCCGGCCAGTATTTCGACGAAGACTTTTTTGCCTATCGTGAAGATGCCGACCTGGCCTGGCGTTGCCGCCTTCTCGGCTGGACTTCGATTTATGTTCCGTCCGCCGCCGCCCGGCATCGCCGCCGCGTCACCCCGGAACGCCGCAGCCAATTACCGAAACTGATCAACTACCACTCAGTTAAAAACCGGTTTCTGCTGCGCTTGAATAACATCAGCGGCCGCCTGTACCGGCGCGATTTCTGGCCGATCACGAAGCGCGATCTCGCCGTCATCGGCTTTGTGTTTTTAAGGGAGTGGTCCTCGATCCCCGCATTCTTCTACCTCCTTCGCCATCTCCCACGCCTGCTCCAAAAGCGGAAATCTATTCAGCGGCGTGTGAAGGCCGATCCTTCGGAATGGTTTCGATAA
- a CDS encoding glycosyltransferase family 2 protein, protein MKTTAGIVNWNSGRHLQACVESLLGEPDLKILVFDNASQDDSLDFAGRESSRAQVVRSSENRGFAGGVNEILQRAETPYVLILNPDVQAAPGSIRLMEQFMDTHPRAAAIGGYAGEKYLPRLLPTMWTLLRENLGLPVGAVYDRAGDFIQVEQVAAAAIMIRREISKGTLIFDPGFYPAWYEDVDFCRRLQRDNWEVYFAPEARFAHAGGYSAKAMGSGRFVDAYYRNQVRYAQKWFRWHEVLAVRASVAAGVIGRMIARPSNLPGYSKVLFGALIGW, encoded by the coding sequence ATGAAGACGACGGCTGGTATTGTGAACTGGAATTCCGGACGCCACCTCCAGGCCTGCGTAGAATCGCTGCTCGGCGAGCCGGATCTGAAGATTCTCGTTTTTGATAACGCGTCGCAAGACGATTCGCTGGATTTTGCCGGCCGGGAATCCAGCAGGGCTCAGGTTGTCCGCAGCAGCGAAAATCGCGGGTTTGCCGGCGGCGTCAATGAGATCCTCCAGCGGGCAGAAACGCCATATGTCCTCATTTTGAATCCAGACGTGCAGGCCGCCCCAGGTTCGATTCGGTTGATGGAACAGTTCATGGACACTCATCCCCGCGCTGCGGCCATCGGCGGCTATGCCGGAGAGAAATATCTTCCCCGTCTTCTCCCCACGATGTGGACTCTCCTCCGTGAAAATCTCGGCCTGCCTGTAGGCGCGGTCTATGACCGCGCAGGGGATTTCATTCAAGTCGAGCAGGTCGCGGCCGCCGCCATTATGATCCGGCGCGAGATCTCCAAAGGAACTCTAATATTCGATCCCGGCTTCTATCCCGCCTGGTACGAAGACGTGGACTTCTGCCGCCGTCTCCAGCGCGACAACTGGGAAGTCTACTTCGCGCCGGAGGCCAGGTTCGCCCACGCCGGCGGCTACAGCGCGAAGGCGATGGGGAGCGGCCGGTTTGTGGATGCGTACTACCGGAACCAGGTCCGGTATGCGCAGAAATGGTTCAGATGGCATGAAGTCCTTGCTGTCCGGGCATCTGTTGCTGCCGGTGTGATCGGCCGGATGATCGCGCGGCCTTCGAATCTTCCCGGCTATAGCAAGGTTCTGTTCGGAGCGCTGATCGGATGGTGA
- a CDS encoding class I SAM-dependent methyltransferase, which translates to MPANSEEQAADCDLCGTKNPRFVLNSPGLDGPLVECVSCGFRYVGLRRSNLVFGADSGSVTTQRVIQANESFRQLSGTEEHRLGRLNAQWRLDLMQQFKSGGKLLEVGCARGDFLDVASKSFNVFGVEPNPDLAADSRRIAPLFEGVIERVPWKDFDVAASFHVIEHVDSPRRFIQAMAERLKPGGLLVIETPNIASLPFTLLKSRWRQFIPEHYFFFDPKTISRLFKDHGLEVRRVKNIGKHASAGLVLNRLSRYCRWLPQTNGSSSLTFRINPMDIMLVFATKKPA; encoded by the coding sequence ATGCCCGCAAATTCTGAGGAACAGGCGGCGGATTGCGATCTCTGCGGCACCAAGAACCCGCGCTTCGTCCTGAACTCGCCGGGCCTCGACGGGCCGCTCGTCGAGTGCGTGAGCTGCGGTTTCCGCTACGTCGGATTGCGGCGGTCTAATCTTGTATTCGGAGCCGATTCCGGTTCCGTAACCACGCAAAGAGTTATCCAGGCTAATGAAAGTTTCCGGCAGTTGTCCGGAACTGAGGAGCACCGGCTCGGACGTTTGAACGCGCAGTGGCGGCTCGACCTCATGCAGCAGTTCAAGTCCGGCGGCAAACTGCTGGAGGTCGGCTGCGCGCGGGGCGATTTCCTGGACGTCGCGAGCAAGTCATTCAATGTTTTCGGCGTCGAGCCGAATCCGGATCTGGCGGCGGATTCGCGCCGCATTGCGCCGCTCTTTGAAGGCGTGATCGAACGCGTCCCGTGGAAGGACTTCGACGTGGCTGCCAGCTTTCATGTCATCGAACACGTCGATTCGCCGCGCCGTTTCATCCAGGCGATGGCGGAACGGCTGAAACCGGGCGGCCTGCTCGTGATCGAAACACCGAACATCGCGTCGCTTCCATTCACGCTCCTGAAGTCGCGCTGGCGCCAGTTCATTCCCGAGCACTATTTCTTCTTCGATCCGAAAACCATTTCGCGGCTTTTTAAAGATCATGGCCTTGAAGTGCGCCGCGTGAAAAACATCGGGAAGCACGCCAGCGCCGGGCTGGTCCTCAACCGGCTGTCGCGATATTGCCGTTGGCTTCCACAGACAAACGGCTCCTCAAGTCTGACATTCCGCATCAATCCAATGGACATCATGCTGGTTTTTGCGACGAAGAAGCCCGCATGA
- a CDS encoding DUF1972 domain-containing protein, whose translation MRLAILGTRGIPANYGGFETFAEELATRLAARGHDVTVYCRSNNIRYPDKTYKGVRLTILPTIGTKHLDTVAHTFLSVLHALPRRFDCILMCNAANAIFCVISRLGGTSVALNVDGIERLRKKWGPAGRAYYRLSERLATLIPNVVVTDANVIRDYYLKEYRTPSVMIAYGAQCERVETTAVLDRLGVKPREYFLYVSRLEPENNAHIVTETFENVRTNMPLLIVGDAPYAHDYIERLKSTRDPRILFPGAIYGTGYRELQSHAYAYIQATEVGGTHPALIEAMGAGNCVIAKDTPENNEVLGDAGLFFDDAATLRPQLELTLSDPALVERLRAAARSRAKARYSWDAVTDAYENLFRELVVSG comes from the coding sequence ATGAGACTGGCCATCCTGGGAACCCGCGGCATCCCGGCCAATTACGGCGGGTTCGAAACCTTCGCCGAAGAACTCGCCACCCGTCTGGCCGCTCGTGGCCACGACGTGACGGTCTACTGCCGCTCGAACAACATCCGCTATCCGGACAAGACCTATAAAGGCGTACGCCTCACCATTCTTCCCACGATCGGCACAAAACACCTCGACACCGTCGCGCATACCTTCCTCTCCGTGCTTCACGCGCTGCCCCGGCGGTTCGATTGCATTCTCATGTGCAATGCGGCGAACGCGATCTTTTGCGTCATTTCGCGGCTCGGCGGAACATCCGTGGCATTGAATGTCGACGGTATCGAACGGCTTCGAAAAAAGTGGGGTCCGGCCGGCCGCGCCTATTACCGCCTCTCGGAGCGGCTGGCGACGCTGATTCCGAATGTCGTCGTCACCGATGCCAACGTCATTCGCGATTATTATCTGAAAGAGTACCGCACGCCGTCCGTCATGATCGCGTATGGAGCGCAGTGCGAGCGAGTTGAAACCACGGCTGTGCTCGACCGCCTGGGCGTGAAGCCCCGCGAATACTTCCTCTATGTCAGCCGCCTCGAGCCGGAGAACAACGCGCACATCGTGACCGAAACATTCGAGAATGTTCGGACGAACATGCCGCTTCTCATCGTCGGCGACGCGCCATACGCGCACGACTATATCGAGCGCCTGAAAAGCACACGCGATCCACGCATCCTGTTTCCGGGCGCGATTTATGGAACGGGATACCGCGAGCTCCAGTCGCACGCTTACGCGTATATTCAAGCGACCGAAGTGGGCGGCACGCACCCCGCGTTGATCGAAGCCATGGGCGCCGGCAATTGCGTCATCGCCAAAGACACTCCTGAAAATAACGAAGTGCTCGGCGACGCCGGGCTGTTCTTCGATGATGCCGCCACGCTTCGCCCGCAACTTGAACTGACTTTGTCTGACCCGGCGCTCGTGGAGAGGCTGCGCGCGGCCGCCCGGTCCCGCGCCAAAGCTCGCTATTCCTGGGACGCCGTGACGGACGCGTACGAAAACTTATTCAGAGAGCTTGTCGTTTCTGGTTAA
- a CDS encoding M20 family metallopeptidase, translated as MQDLLARCRQQLPEAVLLLERMVSMESPSLDKALTDKFVQFVSEQFTGGDVTIIPAEKFGNHLRLKFPGASRNRVLLLGHTDTVWPAGELARRPFKIEGGQALGPGVFDMKSGIVLMRMALAVLKDSPVTILLTSDEEAGSPSSRALIESEAIQCAAVLVLEPALPGGALKTARKGSGRFTLKAIGRAAHAGIDPQKGVNAIEELSHQILKLQKMTDIRCGTTVTVGVVQGGTRSNVVPAEAAAEIDVRVTSMEEAERLVAAIRSLTPHLPEARLEIHGAMNRPPMERTTDTAKLFNLARTLAAQIGIDLKEDSTGGASDGNFTAALGIPTLDGLGAIGGGAHAADEWVEIESLPARAAIVAGLIGELM; from the coding sequence ATGCAAGACCTCCTCGCCAGATGCCGCCAGCAGCTCCCGGAAGCCGTGCTTCTGCTTGAGCGGATGGTTTCGATGGAATCGCCGAGTCTCGACAAAGCACTCACCGATAAATTTGTTCAATTTGTCAGTGAACAATTTACCGGAGGCGACGTCACCATCATCCCGGCAGAAAAATTCGGCAATCACCTGCGCCTGAAATTTCCGGGTGCGTCCCGAAATCGGGTGCTCCTGCTCGGACACACCGATACCGTCTGGCCCGCGGGAGAACTGGCCAGACGGCCGTTCAAGATCGAAGGTGGGCAGGCTCTCGGCCCCGGGGTGTTCGATATGAAATCGGGGATTGTTCTGATGCGAATGGCGCTTGCCGTATTGAAAGACAGCCCCGTGACCATTCTGCTTACAAGCGACGAGGAAGCCGGCAGTCCATCGTCGCGCGCGTTGATCGAAAGCGAGGCCATCCAGTGCGCGGCCGTGCTGGTGCTCGAGCCGGCGCTTCCGGGCGGCGCGTTGAAGACGGCGCGCAAGGGTTCCGGAAGATTCACGCTTAAAGCCATCGGACGGGCGGCGCACGCCGGCATCGATCCGCAGAAAGGCGTGAACGCGATCGAGGAGCTTTCGCATCAGATCCTGAAGCTGCAGAAGATGACCGACATTCGGTGCGGTACCACGGTGACCGTCGGTGTCGTGCAGGGCGGAACCCGATCCAATGTCGTACCGGCTGAAGCGGCCGCCGAAATCGATGTGCGCGTGACATCGATGGAGGAAGCGGAAAGGCTCGTCGCAGCGATCAGGAGTCTCACACCGCACCTGCCGGAAGCGCGGCTGGAAATCCACGGCGCGATGAACCGGCCGCCGATGGAGCGCACCACCGACACCGCGAAGCTGTTCAACCTGGCGCGGACGCTTGCCGCGCAGATCGGAATCGATTTGAAAGAAGACTCCACAGGCGGGGCTTCGGACGGGAATTTCACGGCCGCGCTGGGCATTCCAACACTCGACGGCCTGGGCGCGATTGGCGGCGGGGCGCACGCTGCCGATGAGTGGGTGGAGATCGAGTCGCTGCCGGCCCGGGCAGCGATCGTCGCGGGATTGATAGGCGAACTAATGTAG